The following are from one region of the Natronocella acetinitrilica genome:
- a CDS encoding 50S ribosomal protein L25/general stress protein Ctc — translation MAVELKLPAEKRSDTGKGASRRLRREKLVPGIVYGAGKDAEMIQVSAFELARMMETESFYSQVIDLTVKGKKAQGVVVKDLQRHPFKDRVLHVDFLRVKAGEKLHMHVPLHFLNDETCKGVKAGGVVHKDSIEVSIIALPKDLPEYIEVDLADLEIGDSLHLSDLKMPPNVELEAFAHGDDTHDADQPVVSIVQPRVSKLDEAAEEAEAAVAEEQAEESAEEEASGDEEEKKEGGE, via the coding sequence ATGGCAGTTGAACTGAAACTACCTGCGGAGAAGCGCAGCGACACGGGGAAGGGTGCGAGCCGCCGCCTGCGTCGCGAGAAGCTTGTGCCGGGCATCGTCTATGGTGCGGGCAAGGATGCCGAAATGATCCAGGTCAGCGCCTTCGAGCTGGCCCGCATGATGGAAACCGAGTCCTTCTATTCCCAGGTCATCGACCTGACCGTCAAGGGCAAGAAGGCTCAGGGCGTCGTGGTGAAGGACCTGCAGCGTCATCCCTTCAAGGATCGTGTCCTGCACGTGGACTTCCTGCGCGTGAAGGCCGGTGAGAAACTGCACATGCATGTGCCGCTGCACTTCCTGAACGACGAAACCTGCAAGGGCGTCAAGGCGGGAGGCGTGGTCCACAAGGATTCGATCGAAGTCTCCATCATTGCTCTGCCGAAGGATCTGCCCGAGTACATCGAAGTGGATCTGGCTGATCTTGAAATCGGCGATTCGCTGCATCTCTCCGACCTCAAGATGCCGCCCAACGTCGAACTGGAAGCCTTTGCCCATGGCGACGATACCCACGACGCCGATCAGCCGGTGGTGAGCATCGTCCAGCCGCGGGTCTCCAAGCTTGACGAAGCCGCCGAGGAAGCCGAGGCCGCTGTTGCCGAAGAGCAGGCGGAAGAGTCTGCCGAGGAAGAGGCCTCCGGCGACGAAGAAGAGAAGAAGGAGGGCGGCGAGTAA
- a CDS encoding ribose-phosphate diphosphokinase, giving the protein MMVFAGNANPQLSAAIADNLRIRPGFAVVSKFSDGEVMVEIDDHVRGKDVFIIQPTCAPTNDNLMELLVIADALRRSSASRITAVIPYYGYARQDRRPRSQRVPISAKLVADMIQVAGINRVLTVDLHADQIQGFFNIPVDNIYASPILLGDIWRQVYPNKIVVSPDVGGVVRARAIAKRLGDADLAIIDKRRPRANESQVMHIIGDVEGKTCIIVDDIVDTAGTLCKAAQALKDHGAERVVAYITHPVLSGSAIERISSSGLDELVVTDTIPLAEEAAACDRIRQVSIAELLAESIRRINNDESVSELFVE; this is encoded by the coding sequence ATGATGGTATTCGCGGGGAATGCCAACCCGCAGCTCTCCGCCGCCATCGCAGATAACCTCAGGATTCGCCCCGGCTTTGCTGTGGTCAGCAAGTTCAGTGATGGTGAGGTCATGGTCGAAATAGACGACCATGTGCGCGGTAAAGATGTGTTCATCATCCAGCCGACCTGCGCACCCACCAATGACAATCTCATGGAACTCCTGGTGATCGCCGATGCGCTGCGTCGTTCCTCGGCATCCCGCATTACGGCAGTCATCCCCTACTACGGCTATGCCCGTCAGGACCGCCGCCCGCGCTCCCAGCGCGTGCCCATCTCGGCGAAGCTGGTGGCGGACATGATCCAGGTGGCCGGCATCAATCGCGTGCTTACCGTCGACCTGCACGCCGACCAGATCCAGGGCTTTTTCAACATTCCGGTGGACAACATCTACGCTTCGCCGATACTGCTCGGCGATATCTGGCGTCAGGTCTACCCGAACAAGATCGTGGTCTCGCCGGACGTGGGCGGTGTGGTGCGTGCCCGTGCCATTGCGAAACGTCTGGGCGATGCCGATCTGGCCATCATCGACAAGCGCCGGCCACGGGCGAACGAATCCCAGGTGATGCACATCATCGGTGACGTCGAGGGCAAGACCTGCATCATCGTCGATGACATCGTCGACACCGCCGGCACCTTGTGCAAGGCGGCCCAAGCGCTGAAAGACCATGGCGCCGAGCGCGTGGTGGCGTATATTACCCACCCGGTCCTGTCCGGTTCCGCCATCGAGCGCATCAGCAGCTCTGGCCTGGACGAACTGGTGGTGACCGACACTATCCCGTTGGCGGAGGAGGCGGCCGCCTGCGACCGCATCCGGCAGGTCAGCATCGCCGAATTGCTGGCCGAGAGCATCCGCCGGATCAACAACGACGAGTCGGTCAGCGAACTGTTCGTGGAGTAG
- the ispE gene encoding 4-(cytidine 5'-diphospho)-2-C-methyl-D-erythritol kinase: MSEGDTGLWPAPAKLNLFLHITGRRADGYHLLQTVFQFLDRCDLLRFEPRGDSELRLHANLPGVAAEDNLIIRAAQRLRAHVGSRQGAEIFLDKRLPAGGGLGGGSSDAATTLHALNLLWGLDLDEDALADIGVGLGADVPVFVRGRAAWAEGVGEKLTAVDPPEPWYAVLVPDCAVSTAAVFQDPELTRDTPPTTIPAFSFRGGRNDCESVVRARFPVVGQALDALSAHGQARLTGTGACVFAAFDERESAMAALLACERAGWQGFVARGCNRSPLFGRLPINSD, encoded by the coding sequence ATGAGTGAAGGAGACACTGGGCTTTGGCCGGCGCCGGCCAAGCTCAATCTCTTCTTGCACATCACCGGCCGCCGAGCGGACGGCTACCACCTCCTGCAGACCGTTTTCCAGTTCCTTGACCGCTGCGACTTGCTGCGCTTCGAACCGCGTGGCGACAGCGAATTGCGGCTCCATGCCAATCTGCCCGGTGTCGCCGCCGAGGACAACCTGATTATCCGTGCGGCGCAGCGTCTGCGCGCGCATGTCGGCAGTCGTCAGGGCGCAGAGATCTTTCTCGACAAGCGTCTGCCGGCGGGTGGAGGTCTGGGTGGTGGCTCGTCCGATGCGGCGACCACGCTGCACGCGCTGAATCTGCTCTGGGGGCTCGATCTCGACGAGGACGCGCTTGCCGATATCGGTGTTGGTCTGGGTGCCGACGTACCGGTGTTCGTGCGCGGGCGCGCGGCCTGGGCGGAAGGCGTGGGCGAGAAGCTGACGGCTGTGGATCCGCCGGAACCCTGGTATGCCGTGCTGGTGCCGGATTGCGCGGTTTCCACGGCTGCCGTCTTTCAGGACCCGGAATTGACAAGAGATACACCGCCGACCACAATACCGGCCTTCAGTTTCCGAGGTGGTCGGAATGACTGCGAAAGCGTGGTGCGTGCACGCTTTCCGGTGGTGGGGCAGGCGCTGGATGCATTGTCAGCCCACGGCCAAGCCAGGCTCACGGGGACGGGTGCCTGCGTATTCGCGGCGTTTGATGAGCGTGAATCCGCAATGGCCGCGTTACTTGCATGTGAGCGTGCCGGTTGGCAAGGCTTCGTGGCCCGTGGCTGCAACCGCTCACCGTTGTTCGGCAGGTTGCCCATCAACTCGGACTGA
- the lolB gene encoding lipoprotein insertase outer membrane protein LolB → MSLTDLHRYLSRVLLLCLAVALLAACAARPPITDETPEALFQQRLAMLEELRGWEAQGRIGLRTQDDNVALSLDWFEQGEDNWRLNLRGPLASGSLRLEGDGDGVTLRTSDGVRDSADAAQALLNRHTGYDFPVDILRDWLVGRPSRDHDAEVELDEIGRPESIRQAGWQVDYSAYRGMDLLDMPTRMDVSGPGLRVRIVISEWSLQYE, encoded by the coding sequence TTGAGCCTGACTGACCTGCACCGTTATCTCTCCCGAGTTTTGCTGCTCTGCCTGGCCGTCGCGCTTCTGGCTGCCTGCGCGGCCCGTCCCCCGATCACCGATGAAACGCCGGAGGCGCTATTCCAGCAGCGCCTCGCAATGCTGGAGGAGCTACGCGGCTGGGAAGCGCAGGGCCGCATCGGTCTGCGCACCCAAGACGACAATGTGGCGTTGTCGCTGGACTGGTTCGAGCAGGGGGAGGACAACTGGCGGCTTAACCTGCGTGGCCCTCTTGCCTCCGGAAGCCTGCGTCTTGAGGGTGACGGAGATGGCGTGACGCTGCGCACGTCGGATGGCGTACGGGACAGCGCCGATGCGGCCCAGGCGTTGCTGAACCGGCACACAGGCTACGATTTTCCGGTAGATATCCTGCGCGACTGGCTGGTGGGACGGCCATCACGGGACCACGACGCCGAGGTGGAACTGGACGAGATAGGTCGCCCGGAGAGCATCCGGCAGGCCGGCTGGCAGGTTGACTACAGCGCCTACCGCGGGATGGATTTGCTGGATATGCCAACGCGCATGGATGTCAGTGGCCCTGGTTTGCGGGTGCGCATCGTCATCAGCGAGTGGTCGCTGCAGTATGAGTGA